The Paramisgurnus dabryanus chromosome 3, PD_genome_1.1, whole genome shotgun sequence genome includes a window with the following:
- the LOC141279833 gene encoding GTPase IMAP family member 4-like, producing the protein MSAPGPHVFMLIVQHHNFSEMDKHRVMNVLNCFSDQAIKRTIVLTTDEDIHTSGRNNEFTQLISECGGGHLYFNEGQEGWCSEMIKRVDEILEKEPEEYLKCDIYEDAEAEGSAEEYSSHKKNKDGGASVGGKSNLNLVLCGADPGLKKEFSPQCVKKEEKIDGHQISVVELPSLTRLSQDEVMHQSLHCVSLCDPGVHVFLIIIPLGPLTDEDKAEVQKIKKMFYSSKNFIVIFTSDLTVEKNLTDSLKSYPECQNLISVCGGRYRVIGLKEHEQSKQIPELLDYIKNMKTEPYTPQMYVKAQEMRVRDETKEEYKEKLSELQLKINQCGKILIL; encoded by the exons ATGTCTGCACCAGGACCTCATGTGTTCATGCTCATAGTGCAGCATCATAACTTCAGTGAGATGGACAAACACAGAGTTATGAATGTGTTGAACTGCTTCAGTGATCAAGCAATAAAACGCACCATAGTGCTGACTACTGATGAAGATATACACACTTCTGGGAGAAACAATGAATTTACTCAGTTAATAAGTGAATGTGGAGGAGGACATCTTTACTTTAATGAAGGTCAAGAAGGATGGTGCTCTGAGATGATCAAAAGAGTAGATGAGATACTTGAGAAAGAACCTGAAGAATATCTCAAATGTGACATCTATGAAGATGCAGAAGCTGAAGGATCAGCGGAGGAATATTCGAGTCATAAAAAGAATAAAGATGGAGGAG CATCAGTAGGTGGAAAATCAAATCTGAACTTGGTGTTGTGTGGAGCTGATCCAGGACTGAAG AAAGAGTTCAGCCCACAGTGTGTGAAGAAAGAAGAGAAGATAGATGGACATCAGATCTCGGTTGTTGAACTTCCGTCATTGACTCGACTCTCACAAGATGAAGTGATGCATCAATCTCTCCACTGTGTGTCTCTCTGTGATCCTGGAGTTCATGTGTTTCTCATCATTATTCCTCTTGGTCCACTGACTGATGAAGATAAAGCAGAAGTACAGAAGATCAAGAAGATGTTTTACTCCAGCAAGAACTTCATAGTGATCTTCACATCTGATCTCACTGTTGAAAAAAATCTGACAGATTCTCTAAAATCATATCCTGAATGTCAGAATCTGATCAGTGTCTGTGGAGGACGATACCGAGTGATTGGATTAAAAGAACATGAACAATCAAAACAAATACCAGAACTGCTGGAttatataaaaaacatgaaGACTGAACCATATACACCTCAGATGTATGTCAAAGCTCAAGAGATGAGAGTGAGAGATGAAACTAAAGAGGAATATAAAGAAAAACTGAGCGAGTTACAGCTAAAGATCAACCAATGTGGTAAGATTTTAATActttaa